A region from the Brevibacterium paucivorans genome encodes:
- a CDS encoding ABC transporter ATP-binding protein — translation MGSQEIDDAVLSDRTAWNDTGKLAAHTGDITVAVANISMSYSVRATSQRPGLAGALTAAFRREKVQALRNINFVARSGEFVGVVGSNGSGKSTLLRLIAGVEQPDSGRILASKQPMLLGVSAALHPHLSGLANIRLGCLAMGMTPEEAESRVDEIVELSALGEAIRRPMGTYSSGMGARLRFAIAVAARPSIMLIDEALSTGDATFYERSKEATKSMLDDAGTVFLVSHAAKTIQEMCTRAIWLHKGDFIRDGSAEDVAEAYRWWAWNEAKGKADIAKKLLADAREQGREQLVEITEDLSKLRKMAPRHANRVIAPPRHSNFQT, via the coding sequence ATGGGCTCACAAGAGATTGACGACGCAGTACTTTCTGACCGGACTGCATGGAACGATACGGGTAAGCTCGCCGCTCATACGGGCGACATTACGGTAGCTGTTGCAAACATCAGCATGAGCTACAGTGTGCGGGCTACGTCTCAGCGTCCTGGTTTGGCGGGGGCTCTTACCGCAGCGTTCAGACGCGAAAAGGTCCAAGCGCTTAGAAACATTAATTTTGTCGCAAGATCGGGAGAATTTGTAGGCGTTGTTGGCTCAAACGGGTCAGGCAAATCAACACTTTTGCGACTCATCGCAGGTGTCGAACAACCGGACTCAGGTCGAATCCTGGCCAGTAAACAACCGATGCTATTGGGTGTGAGCGCTGCGCTTCACCCTCACCTTTCTGGCCTGGCAAACATCCGGCTTGGCTGTCTTGCAATGGGCATGACTCCTGAGGAAGCTGAATCACGTGTCGACGAGATTGTGGAACTTTCGGCCCTGGGTGAAGCTATTCGGCGACCAATGGGTACATACTCATCCGGTATGGGCGCGCGTTTGCGTTTTGCAATTGCGGTCGCAGCGAGACCTTCGATCATGCTTATTGACGAAGCCTTATCGACAGGTGACGCAACCTTCTATGAACGAAGCAAAGAAGCTACCAAGAGTATGCTCGACGATGCGGGAACGGTTTTCCTCGTGAGTCACGCTGCGAAAACGATTCAGGAGATGTGTACCCGTGCGATTTGGTTGCATAAGGGTGATTTCATTCGCGACGGCTCTGCTGAAGATGTTGCAGAGGCGTATCGATGGTGGGCATGGAACGAAGCCAAAGGGAAGGCGGACATCGCAAAAAAATTGCTTGCGGACGCGCGCGAACAGGGTCGAGAACAATTGGTGGAGATTACCGAAGACTTGTCAAAGCTACGCAAAATGGCTCCACGTCACGCCAATCGCGTTATTGCGCCCCCAAGGCATTCAAATTTTCAAACCTAA
- a CDS encoding ABC transporter permease: MKSKSSELETIEVPAWSLGQVNARVPLNAYFRQIWHRRHFIIAESRAKVIGGNQRNYLGIAWMVIQPILNALAFFVIFGVILQTSRGIENFLGYLLIGVFFFGFTTRVLTTCAGSVKANQAMIKAFTFPRASIPISVVVREIMNFVPSVVVMMLMILALPPSENLTWRVIYIIPAFMLQVMFSLGIGFAAARLCHIIPDLSHLISILTRFWLYASGVFFSIDRFVTHEVMSSVMKANPMYGYLMLVRNSLLYGVDTPVWMWLNCAGWALLFFVFGFLFFYQGESTYGLTRD, translated from the coding sequence ATGAAGTCGAAATCAAGTGAATTAGAAACAATAGAGGTTCCAGCCTGGTCGCTTGGACAGGTGAACGCTCGCGTCCCGCTCAATGCCTACTTTCGTCAGATATGGCATAGACGCCACTTCATCATTGCGGAATCGCGCGCCAAAGTTATAGGCGGTAATCAGCGAAACTATCTAGGAATCGCTTGGATGGTCATCCAGCCGATTCTGAACGCGCTGGCTTTCTTTGTCATCTTCGGAGTTATCCTACAAACTTCGCGTGGTATCGAGAATTTCCTGGGCTACTTGCTCATTGGAGTTTTCTTTTTTGGATTTACAACGCGAGTGTTGACAACATGCGCTGGCAGTGTGAAGGCTAATCAAGCCATGATTAAGGCATTCACATTTCCTCGCGCGTCAATCCCGATTTCGGTCGTTGTCAGAGAAATCATGAACTTCGTGCCGTCCGTCGTCGTCATGATGCTAATGATTCTGGCTCTTCCGCCATCAGAGAACCTGACTTGGCGCGTGATTTACATAATCCCCGCCTTCATGCTCCAGGTCATGTTTTCACTGGGGATCGGATTCGCGGCTGCTCGGCTGTGCCACATCATCCCTGATTTGTCCCACTTGATTTCTATCTTGACTCGATTTTGGCTCTACGCCTCAGGAGTGTTCTTTTCGATTGACCGATTTGTCACGCACGAGGTGATGTCTTCAGTCATGAAAGCCAATCCCATGTATGGGTATCTAATGCTGGTGCGTAATAGCCTTCTCTACGGTGTTGACACTCCAGTATGGATGTGGCTGAACTGCGCGGGCTGGGCTCTGTTGTTTTTTGTATTCGGATTCCTGTTTTTCTACCAGGGGGAAAGTACGTATGGGCTCACAAGAGATTGA